CGAGGACAGCGGCGACCTCGTCGGAGTCGGTTCCGTCGATGACCAGCTCCAGCCCCCGCTTCATGAAGGGGTCTTCCACCTGCTTGGCCTTCTCCTCGAGTGCGAGCAGGCCGTCGCGACGGGCGATGTCGGCGAACTCCATCATCTCGGTGACCGCGGCCGCGGAGTCGACCTTCTTGCCCGGCAGCAGCATCTTCAGGGTGGCCTTGGTGCCGGGCCCGATGTCGCTCATCCGGTTGCTCGCGATGCCGACGCCGACGGTGCCGCCGATGATGATGATGATGGCCGCAGGGTTGCTGAAGGCGACCATCGGGCTGCCGCCCTCGAGGATGAAGGCGGCACCGATCGCGATGACGGCGAACAGGATGCCGGCAGGGGTCGCGACCTCCATCGCTACCGCCCCCCGACGGAGTCGATGCCCTCGGGGCGCAGCACCAGCAGCTGCGCGACGCCGTCCGACGTCGCGCTGGGGCTGTGGTCGGGGTCGTGGTGCTCCGCGACGAGCTGCTCGGCGACGGCGAGCACCGAGGCGCGGTAGGTCGTCACGGCGTTCACGACGTCCTCGGCCCGCTCCGCGACCACGTAGGTCTTGCCGTCGACGAGGGTGACGACTGTGTCGTGGTGCGACTCGACCGTCGCCACGAGATCGGCGTTGAGGTACATCTCGCTGCCGTTGAGGCGCGTCAGCCTGATCATGGCGCGGCCCTCCTCCTGAGGGGAGAGCGGACCCGGGGGCCCGCGCGCCGGCGTCCTGCCCGCGCCCCTGCCCATCGGCGGCGGGGGGGCGGTGTTGAGGAGGGGCTACCGCTTGAGGTTCACCAGCTCCTGTAGCAGCTCGTCGCTGGCGCTGATGATCCGGCTGTTCGCCTGGAAGCCGCGCTGGGCGATCATGAGGTTGGTGAACTCCTGTGCCAGGTCGACGTTGCTCATCTCGAGGGCACCCGTGGCGAGCGAGCCGCGGTCACCGCTGCCGGCGGCCCCGACCTGCGCCGGCCCGGCGGCGGGGCCGAGCAGTAGATGACCGTCGCCGTTCTTGGTGAGACCGGCCGGGTTGCTGAACGACGCCAGGGCGATCTGGCCCACCGAGCGGGGCGTGCCGTCGGAGTAGACCGCCGTGAGGACGCCGTCGGAACCGATCGCGAACGACCGCAGGTCGTAGGTGCCGGTCGCGTCGGTGAAGGAGTCCGGCACCGACAGCCCGACTGGCGCGGCTGTCGTGTCGCCGAGCGTGCCGTCGGGGTTGGCCAGCCAGCCCTGCAGCACCGCACCCGAGGGGTCGACGACGCGACCGGTGTCGTCGAGACCGAAGGAGCCCGCGCGGCTGTACGCGGTCTGCCCCTCCACCGAGACGACGAAGTAGCCGGGCCCCTGGATGGCCAGGTCGGTGGGGCGACCGGTGTTCTGGATGGCGCCCTGGGTGACGACGGTGTCCACCGCGTTGACCTTCACGCCGAGTCCGACCTGCGAGGGGTTGGTCGAGCCGGTGGCGGCGGTGCCCGCCGCGCCGTCGCGCATCATCTGCGACAGCGTGTCCTGGAAGACGACGCGGCTCGACTTGTAGCCGCTCGTGTTGACGTTGGCGATGTTGTCGCCGATGACGTCCATCATCATCTGGTGGGAGCGCATGCCGGAGACTCCGGCGAACATCGAGCGCATCATGGGACGGTCCTCCTGGTGGGGGTGGGAGGCCGTCCTGGCCGGGAGCGCTCCCCGTCCTGGGGAGGCGGTGCTGCAGGGACTTTCGTGGTCGTGCGCGGGTCTAGGCCTGGGTGACCCGGGTGACGGAGTCGGGGTCGACCTCGGTGCCGTCGGCGAGCACGAGGTGGCTGCCGGTGGTGTCGTGGACGACGCTGCGGACGACGCCGGTCACGCTGCCGGCGGTGTCGTCGAGACCGGTGACGGTGCGCCCGACGAGGCCCTCGGCGGCGATCCGGTGCTGCCACGCGGACTGCTCCTGCTGGGCGGTGACGAGCTGCTCGAGCTTCTCGACCTGGGCGAAGACGGCCATCTGGCTCATGTACTGCTGGCCGTCGGCAGGAGCCATGGGGTTCTGGTACTTCAGCTGCGCAACGAGCAGCTTCATGAACGCGTCCTTGTCGAGCGCGTCGGACGCGCTGCCGGTCTCGCGGGGGCCGGTGGTGGCACCGACGGCGCTGATGGGTGTGGTCACGTGAGGACTCCTAGAGCCAGGTCCCGGGACGGGACGGCGCGTCGTCCGTGACTCGCACGGCCCCATCGGCAGTGGTGATCCGGCCGGGAGTCGCCCGATCGGGTGCCGGTCGCGTCTCGTCCCGCTGCTCGCCGCCGTTGCTGTGGCCGTTGCTGTGTCCCTGGCCGGGTTGCGCGTCGCCGTGCGTCACGTCGAAGGCAGCGAGCTCCAGGCCCTGGCCGGAGAGCAGAGCGCGTACGTCGTGAGCGGCGGCCGTGAGCGCGCCGACCGCAGCGGCGTCGGCGGTCCGCAGGCTGACGTCGACGTGACCGCCGGCCCGGCCAGGTCGCACGGTGAGCCGCACCAGCACGGCAGCGCCGTCGACCCCGTCGAGACGCACGACGAGGCTGGCCCGACCACCGCCCTGCAGCTGCAGGCCGCGGGCGAGCTCGGCCATCGCCGGGCGCACCGACCCGAGGTCGGGCGACGGTAGGGCTGGCTGGGCGGGCGTGGCCGCGACGGTGGGGCCGGCCAGCGGCGGGGGGACGGCCGGCGTTGACGGCGTGGCCGGGGTAGCCGGGGCGGCGGACTCCGCGGGCGTCGCGGGGGTCGCGGGGGTCGCTGGGGTCGCTGGGGTCGCGGGGGTCGCGGGGGTGCTGTCCGCGGACCCGGTGGGCCGGAACGGGTCGGTGGACAGCGCCGGGTCGGACCGGCTCGCCCCGAGTGCTGGCTCGACCGCGCTGTCCACCGTGCCTCGGGCTGGCGATCCCCCGGGGCTGGTCGTAGCCGGTGTTGCGTTGGCCGGCGCCGTGGTCGCCGGTGCTGCGTCGGCGGGCGCGGGTGCGTGGGTGACCGTCGTGGCGAGCGCGACTGTGGGGGCAGTAGTGGGGAGGGCGACGGCGATCGGGGCGGCAGGAGCCGGGAGGGTCGGGGCTGGCGTACCCGCGGCGGGGACGGGTGCCTGCTGGGGGTCGGCCGCGTCTGCAGCCGGGTTCGCGGCAGGGATCGCGGGAGGGATCGCGGCCGGGATCGCCGGGGACGGTGCGGCCGCGGCCGCCGCATCAGTGCTCGGGATCGGGGCGCTGCTCGTGGGGACCGTGGCAGCAGTGGGGGCGACAGTGGGAGCGACGGTGGGAGCGACGGTGTTGCCGGACGGGTCCTCGACGGGGGTCGGCGTGAGTGCGACGACCGGCGTCGGTGCTGTCCCCAGAGCGATGTCGTCGAGCGCGATGTCGTCGAGCGCGGTGTCGCCCATGGCGGCGCCCTCCGGCGCGGGGTCGTCCGGTGTGTCCGCGGCGGTGACAAGGTCGGTGCCCACGGGGGAGGTCGGATCCTCACCGGTCGGGACGCGCTGGCCGGGTGGAACGGCGTCCTCGGTCGGTGGGGTGTGGCGGGCGTGCCCGGTGCGGCGACCGTGCTGGAGGCCCTGCGTGGAGGGGCCGGCGGGTGCGGGGTCGGCGCCGGGAGGTGCGAACGGCGCGGTCGCCTCGTCGAGCAGGTGCCCGAACCCGTTCGGTGACGGGCTGGGACGGCCCGCCCGCCCGGCGGCGCCGGTCGTGCCCGGGGCGGGGGGTGTGGCGGTGACGGTCATGCGGCGCCTCCGAGGGAGCGGTAGCGGTCGAGCACGGTCGTGACGTAGCGGCGGGTCTCGTCGTACGGCGGGATCCCACCGTGCTTGCGGACCGCGGTCGGGCCGGCGTTGTAGGCCGCGAGCGCGAGCTCGACCGAGCCGCCGAACGCGGACAGCTGCTGGGCGAGGTAGCGGCCGCCGCCACGCAGCGCCTGCGCGGGGTCGAGGGGGTCGACGCCGAGTCCCTGGGCGGTGCGGGGCATGAGCTGCATGAGGCCCTGCGCACCCGCGGAGGAGCGGGCCGAGGGGTTGAAGCCGGACTCCGACCAGGCGACAGCCGACAGCAGCCGCGGGTCGACGCCGGTCTCGGTGGCGGCGGTCGCGATGTCGTCGGCGAAGCGGCGGCCGCTCGCGGGCAGCCCTGCGGCCCACGAGGCGCCTGCGGTCGGGGAGCCGGCGCGGGAGGCTGCCGGCACGGCTGCGTCGTCGGGCAGGACCCGGCGGATCGTCGTCGCCTTGGACAGGTCGACGGGCGCGACCTTGACGACGTCCCCGGTCTTCGGCGCGACGATCCAGGTGCCGGCCCCGGCATAGATGCCGATGTGGTCGACCTTGCCGCGCTCGAAGAAGACCAGGTCGCCCGGCCGGGCCTCGGCAGCGCTGACCTCGCGCCCGGCGCGGGCCTGGTCGTTGGACACCCGGGGGAGGTCGACACCGAGCTGGGCGTAGGTCCACTGCACGAGCCCGGAGCAGTCGAAGCCGCCGGGGGACTCGCCACCCCAGACGTAGGGCGTGCCGAGGTGCTGCGAGGCGAGCGCGACGGCTCGTTCGCCGGTCGCCGCGGCGCTCGCCCGCGGGTGGGACCAGCGCGTCGTCGGTCCGGCCGCACCGGACGGACCGGTGGGCGTGGCGGTCGGCGTGGCGGTCGGCGTGGCGGACCGCAGCTCGCTCGCGAAGGACGGGGCGGATCCGGTCGTCGTCGTACCCGTGATCGCGGTGCCGAGGGTCCCGCCTGCCTGGGTCGGAGCGCCCGCGAGGGAGCGCAGTCGCGCCTCGATCGCCTGGGTGCGGGCCTGCACCTCGGACAGGCTCATGGTCGCCGCCCCGCGGACATGTCGTCGGCGAGCCGCTGGGCGGCGCGCTCGCGGGCCGCGTCGTCCTCCGCGCGCTGGCGGGCGTGCAGCTCCTCGAGCAGCCGCTGGCGGCGGCGCAGCTCGGTCCACCGGGCGAGGGCTTCGTCGCGGGCGGCCGCGGCGTCGGTCACCGCGCGGTCGGTGGCGAGCACGGATGCGGCGCGGGCGGCGACGACCGTCCCGCTCGCGAGCAGGTCGGCGACGGACCCACCGGTCAGCGTCGTGGCCTCGAGCCGGGCGCGCGCGTCGGTGTGCTCCCGCTCGGCCTCCCGCACCGCTGCCTGTGCGGCTCCGACCGCCCCGCGGGCCACGGTCTGCTGCAGCGCCGCGACGCGCAGGACGGTGGTGAGGCGGCGGCTCACGACAGCACCTGCGAGAGTTGCTCCCAGGAGCGCTCCGAGTCGGCGACCTCGTCCACCGGCTGGCGCAGGAACGACGTGAGCAGCTCCTTGCGGGCCAGGGCCTCGTCGACCAGCGGGTCGCTGCCATGGGCGTAGGCGCCGATCTCCACGAGGTCCTTGGCCGACGCCGCGGCGGCGAGCAGTCGGCGCATCCGGGCGGCGAGCTCGAGTCGTGGCTTGGGGGTCACCTTGGAGGCGAGCCGGGAGACCGACTCGAGGACGTCGACGGTGGGGAAGTGGCCCTCGGCGGCGAGCCGCCGGGACAGCACGACGTGGCCGTCGAGGATGGAGCGGGCGTGGTCGGCGACGGGGTCGTTCATGTCGTCGCCCTCGACGAGCACGGTGTAGAGAGCAGTGATGGTGCCGCGCTCGGCGGGACCGGCGCGCTCGAGCAGCTTCGGCAGCTCGGCGAAGACCGAGGGCGGGTAGCCGCGGGTCGCGGGCGGCTCGCCGGCGGCCAGGCCGATCTCGCGCCGGGCCATCGCGAAGCGGGTCAGGGAGTCGACGAGCAGCAGCACATCGGCGCCCTCGTCGCGGTAGTGCTCGGCGATCCGCGTCGCGGTGTAGGCGGCGCGCAGCCGCATGAGAGGCGGCTCGTCGGACGTTGCGACGACGCAGGTGACCCGGTCGCGGCCGTGCGCCCCGAGGTCGTCCTCGAGGAACTCGCGGACCTCGCGGCCACGCTCCCCGACCAGGCCGACGACCACGACGTCGGCCTTCGTGCCGCGCGCCATCATCCCGAGCAGCGTGGACTTGCCGACGCCCGAGCCGGCGAAGATGCCGACCCGCTGGCCGCGGCCGCAGGGGGTCATCGTGTCGAGGCACCGGACCCCGAGGGGGAGCGGCTCGGTGATGCGCTGGCGCTTGAGCGGGTGGGGCACGGCACCGTCGAGCCCGGTGAGCCGGCCGGTGAGGGCAGGCCCGCCGTCGATGGGTCGGCCGAGGGCGTCGAGCACCCGGCCGGCGAGGTCGGGACCGACCCGCATCCGCAGCCCCGCGCCGGTCGGCTCGACGGGGGCGCCGGGGGAGACGCCCTCCAGGTCGCCGTAGGGGGCAAGCAGCAGCGCGTCCTCGCGGACCGCGACGACCTGGGCGGGCACGCGGCGCTCCCCGACCGAGATCGCGACGACGTCGCCGAGGGCACCGCGCAGCCCGCGGCACTCGGCCTCCAGCCCGACGACGCGCGAGACCCGGCCGGTGGGGCGAAGCGGCAGCACGTGGGACAGCTGGTCGGTGATGCTCACTGGACCCCCCGGGCCGGGTCGACCCCAAGGGTCTCGGCCGCGATGCGCAGGGCAGCGGCCACGGACACGTCGACGCTGCCGGCCTCGGTGTCGAACGACGCGTCACCGGGTGCGAGCGCGTCGTCGACGACGACCTCGACGCCGGCCCGGCCGGCGGCCCAGCCGCGGACCGCCTGAGCGTCGGCGCGCGAGACCAGGATCCGGGTGGTGGGGCTGGGCAGCAGCGCCTGCGAGGCCTCTCCGAGCCGGGCAAGAAGGCTGCGGCTCGAGCCGGGCAGCTCGTGGCGCAGCACCCACTCGGTGAGATCGAGGGCGGAGGCGAGCACGGCGCGGCTGGAGGCGTCGACCTCCTCGGCGTGCAGTCGGGAGGCCTGCGTGGCGAGCAGCTCCAGCGCCGCGGCGGCACGCAGCGTGGCGCCGGCGCCCTCCTCGAGCGCCGCAGCGCGGCCGGCGTCGAAGCCGGTGGCGAACGCCGATGCCAGCGCGTCCTGCCGCAGCTGCTCGGCGGCGAGCGCGGCGGCGCGCAGCTGGTCGCCCGAGGTGCGCTCGGCCACGACGTCGCGGGCCTTCAGGAACTGCGTCACTCGTCGTCCCCCGGGCGCACGAGCACGATGGCGCCCTCCTCCTCGAGGCGGCGCGCGGTCGCGACGATCGCGCCGCGGGCCTCGGTGACCTCGGAGGAGCGCACCCCGCGCAGCAGCTCCATCTCCTCGACGAGCGTCTCTCGCGCGCGCTCGGACAGGTTGGCGAGCACCCGGCCGCGGGTGTGCTCGGGCGACGTGGAGAGCGCGACGGCGAGCTCGCGGGTGTCGACGCCGCGCAGCAGGACCTGCATGGCGCGCGCCTCGAGCGCGCAGACGTCGTCGAAGGTGAACAGCGCCTCGCGGGTGCGCTCGGCCAGCTCGGGGGAGGCCTCGGACAGCGCCTGCAGGAGGTCACGCGAGGCGTCTCGACCGGCCTTCGCGAGCACGCCCGCGAGCAGCTCGGGGCCCTCCAGCCGCCTGACGTCGGAGCGCAGCACGTCGGCGACCCGGGCGCGCAGCCCCGCCTCGACCTGCCGGACGCTGTCGGGGTGGACCGCGCCGAGAGCAGCGATCCGCGCGGCCACCCGGGGGCGCGCGTCGTCGGGGAGCCGGACCAGCAGCTGGGCGGCTGTCCGCGGGTCGAGGTGGGCGAGCGCGAGGGCGACCGCACCGGCCGGCTCCGTCGACAGCGCCGTGGCGGCCGCGTCGGGGTCGGCCTCGGACAGCCAGGCGAAGGGCGCCGGCACGTCGAGCTCGGCCGCGGCCAGCGCACCGCGCTCGGGGCCCAGAGCCCGCACGAGCAGGTCCTGCGCGAAGCGCTTGCCGGGGGCGGGCAGGAGGTCGATGCCGTCGAGCCCGCGGACCAGCTCGGACAGCGTGCTGCGGACCTCGTCCGGGCTGACCGGTCCGAGCCGGGCGACCTCGGCGGCCAGCAGCTTGACCTCGTCCTCGTCGAGGCCGCGCAGGACCGCCGCGCCCCGCTCGGGCCCGAGGGCGACGAGCGCGACGGCCGCCTTGCGGCGCCCCGTGGGGGTGCCGGTCTGCAGTGCCGTCACCGCTCACCCGTCCCCGCGTTGGCCAGCCACCCGCGCAGCAGGCCGGTCACCTCGTCGGTGCTGTCGTCGAGCCGGGTCATGAGGTCGCCGTCCGACCTCGGTGCCGGCACCGCGCCGATCGGAAGCGCCGCGGGCGTCCCGGCGGGCAGGCCGCGGGCTCCGCTGCGTGCTCCCTCGATGGCCGCGGTGAGCTGGTCGGCGGGGACCTCGCTGGTGGCAGCCCGCTTGACGGTGCGGAGCAGTCCGCCCGCGACGAGCAGCAGGAGCAGCGCACCGAGCGCCGGTCCGGCGTACGCCTGGGCCTGGTCGGTGATCGAGGCGCCCGCAGCGGCGGCCTCTGTCGTCGCCTCCTCGGGGAGCAGGAACGACGGCGTCGTGACGGCGATGGTGTCGCCCCGGGACGGGTCGAGGCCGACGGCGGCCGACACCAGCGACGTGATCTCTGCGACGGACGGGGCGTTCTTGGCGTTGCGGTCGACGGCGACCGCGACGCTGAGCCGCTTCACACCGCCTGGGGCCACGAGCTCGTGGGTGACGGTGCGCGAGACGCCGTTGACGGTCGACGTCTGCGACTTGGCGTAGCCGCTGTCGCCGCTCGCCGAGGGTGACGGCGTGGGCTGGCCCACCGCACCGGCGGCGATCGCTCCCGGCGCGGTCGTGTAGGTCTCGGAGGTGGTGTCGGACGAGAGCACGGCCGTGCCGTCCTTGTCGAAGGTCTCGCGGTCGATCGTGGTGTCGGA
This genomic interval from Mycobacteriales bacterium contains the following:
- a CDS encoding flagellar FlbD family protein; this encodes MIRLTRLNGSEMYLNADLVATVESHHDTVVTLVDGKTYVVAERAEDVVNAVTTYRASVLAVAEQLVAEHHDPDHSPSATSDGVAQLLVLRPEGIDSVGGR
- a CDS encoding flagellar hook-basal body complex protein, translating into MMRSMFAGVSGMRSHQMMMDVIGDNIANVNTSGYKSSRVVFQDTLSQMMRDGAAGTAATGSTNPSQVGLGVKVNAVDTVVTQGAIQNTGRPTDLAIQGPGYFVVSVEGQTAYSRAGSFGLDDTGRVVDPSGAVLQGWLANPDGTLGDTTAAPVGLSVPDSFTDATGTYDLRSFAIGSDGVLTAVYSDGTPRSVGQIALASFSNPAGLTKNGDGHLLLGPAAGPAQVGAAGSGDRGSLATGALEMSNVDLAQEFTNLMIAQRGFQANSRIISASDELLQELVNLKR
- a CDS encoding flagellar hook capping FlgD N-terminal domain-containing protein — its product is MTTPISAVGATTGPRETGSASDALDKDAFMKLLVAQLKYQNPMAPADGQQYMSQMAVFAQVEKLEQLVTAQQEQSAWQHRIAAEGLVGRTVTGLDDTAGSVTGVVRSVVHDTTGSHLVLADGTEVDPDSVTRVTQA
- a CDS encoding NlpC/P60 family protein, yielding MSLSEVQARTQAIEARLRSLAGAPTQAGGTLGTAITGTTTTGSAPSFASELRSATPTATPTATPTGPSGAAGPTTRWSHPRASAAATGERAVALASQHLGTPYVWGGESPGGFDCSGLVQWTYAQLGVDLPRVSNDQARAGREVSAAEARPGDLVFFERGKVDHIGIYAGAGTWIVAPKTGDVVKVAPVDLSKATTIRRVLPDDAAVPAASRAGSPTAGASWAAGLPASGRRFADDIATAATETGVDPRLLSAVAWSESGFNPSARSSAGAQGLMQLMPRTAQGLGVDPLDPAQALRGGGRYLAQQLSAFGGSVELALAAYNAGPTAVRKHGGIPPYDETRRYVTTVLDRYRSLGGAA
- a CDS encoding flagellar FliJ family protein — its product is MSRRLTTVLRVAALQQTVARGAVGAAQAAVREAEREHTDARARLEATTLTGGSVADLLASGTVVAARAASVLATDRAVTDAAAARDEALARWTELRRRQRLLEELHARQRAEDDAARERAAQRLADDMSAGRRP
- a CDS encoding FliI/YscN family ATPase, giving the protein MSITDQLSHVLPLRPTGRVSRVVGLEAECRGLRGALGDVVAISVGERRVPAQVVAVREDALLLAPYGDLEGVSPGAPVEPTGAGLRMRVGPDLAGRVLDALGRPIDGGPALTGRLTGLDGAVPHPLKRQRITEPLPLGVRCLDTMTPCGRGQRVGIFAGSGVGKSTLLGMMARGTKADVVVVGLVGERGREVREFLEDDLGAHGRDRVTCVVATSDEPPLMRLRAAYTATRIAEHYRDEGADVLLLVDSLTRFAMARREIGLAAGEPPATRGYPPSVFAELPKLLERAGPAERGTITALYTVLVEGDDMNDPVADHARSILDGHVVLSRRLAAEGHFPTVDVLESVSRLASKVTPKPRLELAARMRRLLAAAASAKDLVEIGAYAHGSDPLVDEALARKELLTSFLRQPVDEVADSERSWEQLSQVLS
- a CDS encoding FliH/SctL family protein; its protein translation is MTQFLKARDVVAERTSGDQLRAAALAAEQLRQDALASAFATGFDAGRAAALEEGAGATLRAAAALELLATQASRLHAEEVDASSRAVLASALDLTEWVLRHELPGSSRSLLARLGEASQALLPSPTTRILVSRADAQAVRGWAAGRAGVEVVVDDALAPGDASFDTEAGSVDVSVAAALRIAAETLGVDPARGVQ
- a CDS encoding FliG C-terminal domain-containing protein, which translates into the protein MTALQTGTPTGRRKAAVALVALGPERGAAVLRGLDEDEVKLLAAEVARLGPVSPDEVRSTLSELVRGLDGIDLLPAPGKRFAQDLLVRALGPERGALAAAELDVPAPFAWLSEADPDAAATALSTEPAGAVALALAHLDPRTAAQLLVRLPDDARPRVAARIAALGAVHPDSVRQVEAGLRARVADVLRSDVRRLEGPELLAGVLAKAGRDASRDLLQALSEASPELAERTREALFTFDDVCALEARAMQVLLRGVDTRELAVALSTSPEHTRGRVLANLSERARETLVEEMELLRGVRSSEVTEARGAIVATARRLEEEGAIVLVRPGDDE